ACACTCGTGCGTCACAACGCCAGCTGAGGGATCCGTCTGGAGGAGAGGTAGGTACGGTAAAGCGTGGGGAGACAGAGCAGGGAAGGATGGGGTGGAATTATACAATTCCGTATTTAGCCAGGTCACTGAGCTCCATGTCGCCAAATGCCTCCCATGGGCAGACCACTGTGAAGTCtgtaagagagacagagcacaTAACAAGTGAGAAATGATGGGATGGGAAAGGTGATCACTTTAGTCAAACGTTATTAGGAGAGTGGGGTGCTCACAACAACTGTGTTTTGATCCTTACCTGTGCCCAGGCCCTCCATTCCAGGAATGTCATCACCAAACCTAAATGTCATCAAAAGAAA
This window of the Alosa alosa isolate M-15738 ecotype Scorff River chromosome 7, AALO_Geno_1.1, whole genome shotgun sequence genome carries:
- the LOC125297976 gene encoding retinal cone rhodopsin-sensitive cGMP 3',5'-cyclic phosphodiesterase subunit gamma-like — protein: MDPAGSADGKKGPPKFKQRAARTFKSKAPKPGQKGFGDDIPGMEGLGTDFTVVCPWEAFGDMELSDLAKYGIV